A single genomic interval of Caballeronia sp. NK8 harbors:
- a CDS encoding acetyl-CoA C-acetyltransferase: MTDVVIVSAARTAVGKFGGSLAKIAAPELGATVIRAVLERAGVKPDQVSEVILGQVLAAGSGQNPARQSLIKAGLPDMVPGMTINKVCGSGLKAVMLAANAIIAGDAEIVVAGGQENMSAAPHVLPGSRDGFRMGDAKLIDTMIVDGLWDVYNNYHMGTTAENVAKEFGITREQQDAFAALSQNKAEAAQKSGRFNDEIVPVSIPQRKGEPLQFNTDEFVRHGVTAEALAGLKPAFSKEGTVTAANASGLNDGAAAVVVMSAKKAEALGLTPLARIKAYANAGVDPKIMGMGPVPASKRCLERAGWSVNDLDLMEINEAFAAQALAVHKQMGWDQSKINVNGGAIAIGHPIGASGCRILVTLLHEMQKRDAKKGLASLCIGGGMGVALAVERP; the protein is encoded by the coding sequence ATGACTGACGTAGTGATCGTATCGGCCGCGCGTACGGCGGTAGGCAAGTTCGGCGGTTCGCTCGCGAAGATCGCGGCGCCGGAACTGGGCGCAACGGTGATCAGGGCCGTGCTGGAGCGCGCCGGCGTGAAGCCGGACCAGGTGAGCGAAGTGATTCTGGGTCAGGTGCTCGCAGCGGGCTCGGGCCAGAACCCGGCGCGCCAGTCGCTGATCAAGGCCGGCTTGCCCGACATGGTCCCCGGCATGACGATCAACAAGGTCTGCGGCTCGGGCCTCAAGGCGGTGATGCTCGCGGCGAACGCGATCATCGCGGGCGATGCGGAAATCGTGGTCGCCGGCGGTCAGGAAAACATGAGCGCCGCGCCGCACGTGCTGCCGGGCTCGCGCGACGGTTTCCGCATGGGCGACGCGAAGCTGATCGACACAATGATCGTCGATGGCCTGTGGGACGTTTATAACAACTACCACATGGGCACGACGGCGGAAAACGTCGCGAAGGAATTCGGCATCACGCGCGAGCAGCAGGACGCGTTCGCGGCGCTGTCGCAGAACAAGGCCGAGGCCGCACAGAAGTCGGGCCGCTTCAACGACGAAATCGTGCCGGTCTCGATTCCGCAACGCAAGGGCGAGCCGCTGCAGTTCAACACCGACGAGTTCGTGCGTCACGGCGTGACTGCCGAAGCGCTCGCGGGGCTGAAGCCGGCATTTTCGAAGGAAGGCACGGTGACGGCGGCGAACGCATCGGGCCTCAACGATGGCGCGGCGGCGGTGGTCGTGATGTCGGCGAAGAAGGCTGAGGCGCTGGGTCTCACGCCGCTCGCGCGCATCAAGGCGTACGCGAACGCGGGCGTCGATCCGAAGATCATGGGCATGGGTCCGGTGCCGGCATCGAAGCGCTGTCTGGAGCGCGCGGGCTGGTCGGTGAACGATCTCGATCTAATGGAAATCAACGAGGCGTTCGCGGCGCAGGCGCTCGCGGTACACAAGCAGATGGGCTGGGATCAGTCGAAGATCAACGTGAACGGCGGCGCGATTGCGATCGGTCACCCGATCGGCGCATCGGGTTGCCGGATTCTCGTCACGCTGCTGCACGAAATGCAGAAGCGCGACGCGAAGAAGGGTCTGGCGTCGCTGTGCATCGGCGGCGGCATGGGTGTCGCGCTGGCGGTGGAACGTCCGTAA
- the phbB gene encoding acetoacetyl-CoA reductase — protein MTKRIALVTGGMGGLGEAVAIKLHDAGYAVVVTHSPGNAKAGEWLASMDRQGRNFRAYPVDVADYDSAQHCVAKIQAEVGPIDILVNNAGITQDTTFKKMTKVNWDAVLRTNLDSVFNMTKPVCEEMVSRGWGRIINISSVNGSKGQIGQTNYSAAKAGMHGFTKSLALEVAKKGVTVNTISPGYLATKMVTAIPQEILDTKILPQIPAGRLGKPEEVAALVAFLCSDDAGFVTGSNIAINGGQHMS, from the coding sequence ATGACTAAGCGAATCGCACTGGTGACCGGCGGCATGGGCGGACTCGGCGAGGCAGTCGCCATCAAGCTGCACGACGCAGGCTACGCGGTCGTCGTGACGCATTCGCCGGGCAACGCGAAGGCCGGCGAATGGCTCGCGAGCATGGATCGCCAGGGCCGCAACTTCCGCGCGTACCCGGTCGACGTCGCCGATTACGATTCTGCCCAGCACTGCGTCGCGAAGATCCAGGCCGAAGTCGGCCCGATCGATATCCTCGTGAACAACGCCGGCATCACGCAGGACACGACCTTCAAGAAGATGACCAAGGTGAACTGGGACGCGGTGCTGCGCACCAATCTCGATTCGGTCTTCAACATGACCAAGCCGGTTTGCGAAGAGATGGTGTCGCGCGGCTGGGGTCGCATCATCAACATTTCGTCGGTGAATGGATCGAAAGGGCAGATCGGTCAGACGAACTATTCGGCGGCGAAGGCGGGCATGCACGGCTTCACGAAGTCGCTCGCGCTCGAAGTTGCGAAGAAGGGCGTGACCGTGAACACGATCTCGCCGGGCTATCTCGCGACCAAGATGGTGACCGCGATTCCGCAGGAGATTCTCGATACGAAGATTCTTCCGCAGATTCCGGCGGGACGTCTCGGCAAGCCCGAGGAAGTCGCGGCGCTCGTCGCGTTCCTGTGCTCGGACGATGCGGGTTTCGTCACCGGTTCGAACATCGCGATCAACGGCGGCCAGCACATGAGCTGA
- a CDS encoding MarR family winged helix-turn-helix transcriptional regulator gives MDHYTPESFSLTKSVGFAVNKARNLLVGELDAALKDLGITTQQTGILMSMRGGVTQTPFELSKLLGIDTGLMTRMLDKLETRGLLQRTRSLEDRRVVNLTLTREGEKVADELPHIVPVVLNRRLRKFTKSEFQELRRLLDKFLED, from the coding sequence ATGGATCACTACACCCCCGAAAGCTTTTCCCTGACCAAGAGCGTCGGCTTCGCCGTCAACAAGGCGCGCAACCTCCTCGTCGGCGAGCTTGACGCAGCCTTGAAGGACCTCGGCATCACCACCCAGCAGACGGGCATTCTCATGTCCATGCGCGGCGGCGTGACGCAAACGCCGTTCGAATTGTCGAAACTGCTCGGCATCGATACCGGCCTCATGACGCGCATGCTCGACAAGCTCGAAACCAGGGGCTTGCTGCAACGCACGCGCAGTCTCGAAGACCGCCGCGTCGTCAATCTCACGCTGACGCGCGAAGGCGAAAAGGTTGCCGACGAGTTGCCGCATATCGTCCCGGTGGTGCTGAACAGGCGTCTCAGGAAGTTCACCAAGAGCGAGTTTCAGGAACTGCGCCGCCTGCTCGACAAATTCCTCGAAGACTGA